The genomic DNA TTCTTCACCTTTTGAGATCACAAAGTCAATTATCTGGTCTGCCGTTCTTGGCAATCTGAGAAGGTAATCCCCAACCCCGCTATGCCCGTATATTGCAATTACACCTCTAGCCTCTCCTCCGATAGCCACTCTTGCAGATGAAAAGCCTCCTATCGAATAGTCTCTGGCAATAGCTGCCCCTCCCACTGCGAAATCATAAGAAACCGCAAGGCCACCGCCCGCAAGATACAGCGCAATTGCCAATCCGCCAAATGCAGAGAAAAGACTGGCAGATAATCCACCCAGAGAAACCAGAAGAGAAAGCGCTACCCCTCCAAAGCTGAGTAGTCCGATTGAAACTCCGCCAATGGCCAACACTCCGACTGCTACATTCCCGATTGCAATAAAGCCTTTTGCAACTCCAAACGGACGCGTATTAATGTGTATGATTGGCAGAGCGGCAACAGTTGACTTTGAAATGTACTCATAACCGGCGTGGCCTCTGATACCGTAAGTCCGAGAAAACCTTGTGCGAACCTTGGTGTAAGTCGATTTCCTCTCTTCTATAAATTCTCTGGCATACGCGGCGGGGTCTCCCAGCACTTCAAAAGGATCCCCTTTACCGCTGTCGAAGACCTTGTTTTGGATATCGTAGTTCATCTCTCTTCTAATTTTCTCTTTCGATTCTCTGTCCGAGCTGATAGTGCTCAACGCGATTCGAATATACTGAGAGACTCTTTTCTCACTAATCATCTCTTCACCCGGTTTCAGGCCCGACAAGATCGAGAGATTCTGGATCAGTCATACGCCTTCATTATCTCCCTATCCTCTTTCATAAGGTGTTCTGCTTTAGCATACATGTCTGATTTTTTCCAGAATGAAAGCTTCTCATGTGCAGTGAGATATTTCATTGGTATGGGATGAGTTCCGATCACGACAGGAATCTCATAATAATTCTCTATGAACTCCTTGAATTGACTTAGTCGCGGACAAGGAGGATAACCCACGACCATTCCCGTTGCGAGATGAATAACTTCGGCTCCGTTCTTGATCATTTCTTGAGGCACGTATTCTACGTTCCCCCCCGGACAGCCTCCGCAATAAGAATAACCGACAAGAACCAGTTCTTCTTC from Mesotoga infera includes the following:
- a CDS encoding CGGC domain-containing protein encodes the protein MKKIGIIICGRYQSCGGGKCLRAMREHVGGFSIYPDEEELVLVGYSYCGGCPGGNVEYVPQEMIKNGAEVIHLATGMVVGYPPCPRLSQFKEFIENYYEIPVVIGTHPIPMKYLTAHEKLSFWKKSDMYAKAEHLMKEDREIMKAYD